In one window of Gossypium hirsutum isolate 1008001.06 chromosome A01, Gossypium_hirsutum_v2.1, whole genome shotgun sequence DNA:
- the LOC107917557 gene encoding heat stress transcription factor B-4, whose translation MALMVDNCEGVLLSLEPHKAVPAPFLTKTYQLVDDPTTDHIVSWGEDDTSFVVWRPPEFARDLLPNYFKHNNFSSFVRQLNTYGFRKIVPERWEFANEFFKKGGKHLLCEIHRRKTAQPSINHHYHPHIPHSALNAPSFFPFPTQVSISPTDMDDSPPLSSPRGATGGYGSSVTALSEDNERLRRSNSLLMSELTHMRKLYSDIIYFVQNHVKSITPSNSYSPSWLLSGPPPAVNTNTSLLQKPLNQLLGYYPKSPNPQFQGLNSPTATSQSSLTIVEEPSSNSCKTRLFGVPLHSKKRLHPEYSTAANMETSKARLILEKDDLRLNLMPSSTC comes from the exons ATGGCTCTGATGGTTGATAATTGTGAAGGGGTATTACTATCACTAGAACCCCACAAAGCAGTGCCAGCACCGTTCCTCACAAAAACCTACCAACTAGTCGACGATCCCACCACCGACCACATAGTTTCATGGGGTGAAGATGACACTAGTTTCGTAGTTTGGAGACCTCCTGAGTTTGCTCGTGACTTGCTTCCAAATTACTTCAAGCACAACAATTTCTCTAGCTTTGTTAGACAGCTCAACACTTAT GGTTTTAGGAAGATTGTACCAGAGAGATGGGAATTCGCCAATGAGTTCTTCAAGAAAGGAGGAAAGCACTTGCTTTGTGAGATCCATAGAAGGAAAACTGCGCAGCCATCCATAAACCATCATTATCACCCTCACATCCCACATTCTGCTTTAAATGCCCCTAGTTTCTTTCCATTTCCAACTCAAGTCAGCATCTCCCCAACTGACATGGATGACTCACCACCACTTTCTTCCCCTAGAGGAGCCACCGGAGGATATGGTAGCTCGGTCACAGCTTTATCAGAGGATAATGAGAGGCTAAGAAGAAGCAACAGTTTGCTGATGTCTGAACTAACACATATGAGAAAGCTTTACAGTGATATTATCTATTTCGTTCAAAACCATGTTAAGTCTATCACTCCTAGCAATTCTTACTCTCCTTCTTGGCTTCTTTCTGGTCCTCCTCCTGCTGTTAATACCAATACTTCATTATTGCAAAAGCCATTGAACCAGCTTCTTGGGTATTATCCAAAAAGCCCAAACCCCCAATTTCAGGGTTTGAACTCTCCAACGGCCACATCTCAGAGCTCCTTAACCATTGTGGAAGAACCAAGCAGCAATAGTTGCAAAACAAGGCTCTTTGGTGTACCATTACACTCAAAAAAGAGATTGCATCCTGAGTACAGTACTGCAGCAAACATGGAGACTAGCAAAGCACGTTTGATCTTGGAAAAAGATGATTTAAGGTTGAACCTTATGCCTTCTTCTACATGTTAG